A genomic window from Thioalkalivibrio sp. ALJ12 includes:
- a CDS encoding LolA-related protein, producing the protein MLLLTCPLFAQAETSGDTLDQILEALADNPPSRIDFRETRQDPLLEFPETRTGTLVFEPPDTLERRMDGDGGERVRIEGREVIVERRGSSREVDLDEQPGLAAFAALFRSLAKGEREGLEEHFEVETEGDLEAWRLELTPRDRALRRMILGLDLQGEGGALLRLDTEESGGRHSRMQLDPQDGD; encoded by the coding sequence GTGCTCCTGCTGACTTGCCCGCTGTTCGCACAGGCGGAGACCTCCGGCGACACACTGGACCAGATCCTGGAGGCACTGGCCGACAATCCGCCTTCACGTATCGACTTTCGCGAAACCCGCCAGGACCCCCTGCTCGAATTCCCGGAGACCCGGACCGGCACGCTGGTGTTCGAGCCACCGGACACCCTGGAGCGCCGGATGGATGGCGACGGCGGCGAACGCGTGCGGATCGAGGGGCGCGAAGTGATCGTGGAGCGCCGAGGCTCCAGCCGCGAGGTGGACCTGGACGAGCAGCCGGGCCTGGCCGCGTTTGCCGCCTTGTTCCGCTCCCTCGCCAAGGGGGAACGCGAGGGACTGGAAGAACACTTCGAGGTCGAGACCGAAGGCGACCTGGAGGCCTGGAGGCTGGAACTCACCCCGCGTGACCGCGCCCTTCGTCGCATGATCCTCGGACTCGACCTCCAGGGCGAGGGCGGTGCCCTCCTGCGTCTGGACACCGAGGAATCCGGAGGGCGCCACAGCCGCATGCAGCTCGATCCGCAAGACGGCGACTGA
- a CDS encoding lipid A biosynthesis acyltransferase: protein MSRGWFSQGERGSPLALRIILWVALHLGRPAGRVLLYPITAYFLLFAPKSRGSSRDYLRRVLGREPRLREIARHFHSFAAVILDRVFLLAGKDECLDLQVHDREIFLEHVESGHGALLLGAHLGSFEALRVLAVGKNDFPVRVLMYRNHNQRITQLLEALNPEIAATVIPLGDTETLLHARDCLEQGGIVATLADRVAESDKMVECRFLGGRAFFPQGPLLMAAVLKVPVILCFGLYRGGNRYDIVFERFADVIEAPRGRREEALAEWVQRYADRLEARVREAPYNWFNFYDFWNDSSR from the coding sequence GTGAGCCGGGGGTGGTTCAGCCAGGGGGAGCGAGGGTCCCCCCTGGCGCTGCGCATCATCTTGTGGGTTGCCTTGCATCTCGGGCGACCGGCCGGGCGCGTACTGCTGTACCCGATAACCGCCTATTTTCTTCTGTTCGCTCCCAAGTCCCGGGGGTCCAGCCGGGACTACCTGCGCCGCGTGCTCGGACGCGAACCGCGCCTGCGCGAGATTGCCCGGCACTTCCACAGCTTCGCGGCCGTGATCCTGGACCGCGTCTTCCTGCTGGCCGGCAAGGACGAGTGCCTGGATCTTCAGGTTCACGATCGCGAGATCTTCCTCGAACATGTCGAAAGTGGCCACGGGGCCCTGCTGCTGGGGGCACACCTGGGCAGTTTCGAAGCCCTGCGGGTACTCGCGGTCGGCAAAAACGACTTTCCCGTTCGCGTGCTGATGTACCGCAATCACAATCAGCGCATCACCCAACTGCTGGAGGCGCTCAACCCCGAGATCGCCGCGACGGTCATCCCCCTGGGCGATACCGAGACCCTGCTGCACGCACGCGACTGCCTGGAACAAGGGGGGATTGTGGCCACCCTGGCCGATCGCGTGGCCGAGAGCGACAAGATGGTCGAATGTCGTTTCCTCGGGGGACGGGCCTTTTTTCCCCAGGGCCCCCTGCTAATGGCCGCCGTTCTGAAGGTCCCGGTCATCCTGTGCTTCGGCCTCTATCGCGGCGGCAATCGCTACGATATCGTCTTTGAACGCTTTGCCGACGTCATCGAGGCGCCCCGCGGCCGACGCGAAGAGGCCCTGGCCGAATGGGTGCAACGCTACGCCGATCGCCTCGAGGCACGCGTGCGCGAGGCCCCGTACAACTGGTTCAACTTCTATGATTTCTGGAATGACTCGTCTCGCTAA
- a CDS encoding AMP-binding protein gives MRDSNTQALIADHPTPLAWVAGRCVSRTAFLADVRALARRIPAGGAHFNLCEDRYRFAVAFAAILLRGGTNILPPNRARTTLSEIAERHPGAHALVDERDLSVTIPVIPVTADGTGHAHNAGATPEIPSNQMAVHAYTSGSTGQPTAHSRSWNSLHVVTAQALRRFGLDADGGTLVGTVPAQHMYGLESTVLYALLGPCTLLAERPFFPDDIRQALAEHAPANLVTTPFHLDACLRAGLTWPRAARILSATAPLEKGRARAAETLFGTTVREIYGCTEAGAIASRETAREFLWTVYDGIALTTQDSDRVAVQGPQHPAPVPLPDRIEREDARRFRMRGRLADQLNIAGKRASLAELNRRLNAIPGVLDGVFIPPNPGQDSGTARLAAIVVAPERSEAEILAALAETTDPLFLPRPLVMVDALPRSATGKLPRQVLLDLLDQHGQCA, from the coding sequence ATGAGGGACTCGAACACGCAAGCGCTGATTGCCGACCACCCAACGCCACTGGCCTGGGTGGCAGGACGCTGTGTCTCGCGGACCGCGTTTCTGGCGGATGTCCGCGCCCTCGCCCGGCGAATCCCGGCCGGTGGAGCCCACTTCAACCTGTGCGAGGATCGCTATCGCTTTGCCGTCGCGTTTGCCGCGATCCTGCTGCGCGGGGGCACTAACATCCTCCCCCCGAACCGCGCCCGGACAACCCTGAGCGAGATCGCCGAGCGTCATCCCGGCGCGCACGCACTGGTGGACGAGCGCGACCTCAGTGTCACCATCCCCGTCATTCCCGTCACCGCGGACGGGACAGGGCACGCCCACAATGCGGGTGCGACCCCCGAGATCCCGTCGAATCAGATGGCGGTGCATGCCTATACCTCGGGCAGCACCGGACAGCCCACTGCCCACAGCAGGAGCTGGAACAGCCTTCACGTCGTGACCGCACAGGCCCTGCGCCGCTTCGGACTGGATGCCGACGGGGGAACACTGGTGGGAACGGTCCCCGCACAACACATGTACGGCCTGGAGTCCACGGTGCTGTATGCCCTGCTCGGCCCCTGCACGCTGCTGGCCGAGCGCCCGTTCTTCCCGGACGATATCCGCCAGGCCCTGGCCGAGCATGCCCCGGCAAACCTCGTCACGACCCCGTTTCACCTGGACGCCTGCCTGCGGGCGGGGCTGACCTGGCCCAGAGCGGCGCGCATCCTCAGCGCCACCGCCCCACTGGAAAAAGGCCGCGCACGGGCCGCGGAAACACTGTTTGGCACGACCGTCCGCGAGATCTACGGCTGCACCGAGGCCGGGGCCATCGCCAGCCGCGAGACGGCCCGGGAGTTCCTGTGGACGGTCTATGACGGGATTGCCCTGACAACCCAGGACAGCGACCGGGTGGCAGTACAGGGGCCCCAGCACCCGGCACCAGTCCCCCTGCCCGACCGCATCGAACGGGAAGATGCCCGGCGCTTCCGCATGCGCGGGCGCCTGGCGGATCAGCTTAATATCGCCGGCAAGCGCGCCTCTCTTGCCGAGCTGAACCGGCGCCTGAATGCCATCCCCGGGGTACTGGACGGCGTGTTCATCCCGCCCAACCCCGGACAGGACAGCGGGACTGCCCGTCTGGCTGCGATCGTGGTCGCCCCGGAGCGCTCCGAGGCCGAGATCCTGGCCGCACTGGCCGAAACCACGGACCCGCTGTTCCTTCCGCGCCCCCTGGTGATGGTGGATGCCCTTCCCCGCAGCGCGACGGGCAAGCTCCCGCGCCAGGTCCTGCTGGACTTGCTGGATCAGCACGGTCAGTGCGCCTGA
- a CDS encoding phosphopantetheine-binding protein: MAAQTAMEQEVARLIVDSLNLEEVSPEDIEPEAPLFREGLGLDSIDALELALAISRAYGVQIRSDDENNRQIFASLRALTAHIEAHRATS; encoded by the coding sequence GTGGCAGCACAAACCGCAATGGAACAGGAAGTCGCCAGGCTGATCGTCGACAGTCTGAATCTCGAAGAGGTCAGCCCCGAGGACATCGAGCCGGAGGCCCCCTTGTTCCGCGAGGGGCTTGGGCTGGACTCGATCGATGCACTGGAGCTGGCGCTGGCCATCTCGCGTGCCTATGGCGTGCAGATCCGCTCCGATGACGAGAACAACCGCCAGATCTTCGCATCCTTGCGGGCCCTGACCGCCCATATCGAGGCGCACCGAGCCACGTCGTGA
- a CDS encoding YdcF family protein has protein sequence MIGGRVGLRRVGPDGLLTFGLSNLVIVLTAGLSWLALWGRMQLWVRGLHCPGRAPWIIVLGQQLQEGRPGPGYRLRLLRALRLLRRDPEARVLLLGGYTSPEGPSESAAGAAFLRQRGIRASRIFCEEDSRHTLENLQNARDLLAQRTGGSLPSCVLVTSRFHLPRAVAIARGVGLEVCPCPAEHSPRVPQLRLAREIWMLHWYHTGRLFARLIRHQGMLDRIS, from the coding sequence GTGATCGGCGGCCGAGTAGGACTGCGGCGCGTCGGGCCGGATGGGCTGCTGACGTTTGGGTTGTCCAATCTGGTCATTGTGCTGACGGCGGGGCTTAGCTGGCTCGCGCTGTGGGGTCGCATGCAGCTCTGGGTGCGCGGTCTGCACTGTCCGGGGCGGGCACCCTGGATCATTGTCCTGGGGCAGCAGTTACAAGAGGGGCGTCCTGGGCCGGGTTACCGGCTGCGCCTGTTGCGGGCCCTGCGCTTGCTGCGGCGCGACCCGGAGGCCCGCGTTCTGCTGTTGGGGGGGTATACCTCGCCGGAGGGGCCCAGCGAGTCAGCCGCAGGGGCGGCCTTCCTGCGCCAGCGCGGCATCCGGGCCTCTCGCATCTTCTGTGAAGAGGACTCGCGGCACACCCTGGAGAACCTGCAAAACGCCCGCGACCTGCTCGCCCAGCGTACCGGCGGCAGCCTGCCGAGCTGCGTGCTCGTGACCAGTCGCTTCCATCTGCCCCGGGCGGTGGCCATCGCGCGCGGGGTGGGACTCGAGGTCTGTCCCTGCCCTGCCGAGCACTCGCCGCGAGTGCCGCAGCTGCGGCTGGCACGCGAGATCTGGATGTTGCACTGGTACCACACCGGGCGGCTGTTCGCCCGGCTGATCCGCCATCAGGGGATGCTCGACCGGATCAGCTGA
- a CDS encoding valine--tRNA ligase, whose translation MDKSFDPKSIEQTQYERWEAANIFAPPESGEASYCILLPPPNVTGTLHMGHAFQHTLMDTLIRYRRMHGDRTLWQGGTDHAGIATQMVVERQLSADGKGRHDLGREKFLEAVWDWKDQSGGTITRQMRRLGDSVDWSRERFTMDDGLSAAVREVFVRLHEEGLIYRGKRLVNWDPVLHTALSDLEVLSEEENGHLWHFRYPLADGSGHLTVATTRPETMLGDTAVAVHPEDERYRHLIGQTIKLPLVGREIPIIADDYVEAEFGSGCVKITPAHDFNDYAMGQRHDLPVINILTIDACLNDNVPEAYRGLDRYQARQKVVDDLDALGLLEKIDDHKLMVPRGDRSGTVVEPYLTDQWYVKAGPLAAPAIKAVEDGRIRFVPENWSKTYFEWMRNIEDWCISRQIWWGHRIPAWYDSDGNVYVGRSEDEVREKHGLGAEVALEQDEDVLDTWFSSALWPFSTLGWPQETPELRAFYPTSVLVTGFDIIFFWVARMIMMGEHFMGDVPFREVYVTGLIRDSEGQKMSKSKGNVIDPIDLIDGISADDLVAKRTQGLMQPQMAAKIEKTTRKAFPDGFPAFGTDALRFTLAALATTGRDIKFDLGRIEGYRNFCNKLWNASRFVLMNVEGHDCSAATDTAEHRTLADRWILDRLAATAATATQQLDAYRFDLAAQTLYEFTWHDYCDWYLELTKPVLNDDTTPDAVKRATRNTLVTVLEALLRLLHPVMPFITESIWTNVKPHAGIGDDIEFLVQCRWPAQDGFPNDATATAELDWVKDFITGLRRIRAEMDIAPGKPLPVLVKNWSEADQERYTRHRGLLEFLAKPESVTWLDAADEAPESAMALVDEMQLLIPLAGLIDKDAELARLDKEIGKLDKNLEQSEKRLANASFVDRAPAEVVQKERDRVAEMQATRDQLAAQRERIRAM comes from the coding sequence ATGGACAAAAGCTTCGACCCCAAGAGCATCGAGCAGACCCAGTACGAACGCTGGGAGGCTGCGAACATCTTCGCGCCGCCGGAGTCGGGCGAGGCCAGCTACTGCATCCTCCTGCCGCCGCCGAACGTGACCGGAACGCTGCATATGGGGCACGCGTTCCAGCACACCCTGATGGACACCCTGATCCGCTACCGCCGCATGCACGGCGACCGCACCCTGTGGCAGGGCGGCACCGACCATGCCGGGATCGCCACCCAGATGGTGGTCGAGCGCCAGCTCTCCGCCGACGGCAAGGGCCGCCACGACCTCGGACGCGAGAAGTTTCTCGAGGCGGTCTGGGACTGGAAGGACCAGTCCGGCGGCACCATCACCCGCCAGATGCGTCGCCTGGGCGACTCGGTGGACTGGTCGCGCGAGCGCTTCACCATGGACGACGGGCTGTCCGCGGCGGTGCGCGAGGTCTTCGTGCGCCTGCATGAAGAGGGCCTGATCTACCGCGGCAAGCGCCTGGTCAACTGGGACCCGGTGCTGCACACCGCGCTGTCCGACCTCGAGGTGCTGTCGGAGGAGGAAAACGGCCACCTGTGGCACTTCCGCTACCCGCTGGCCGACGGCTCCGGGCACCTGACCGTCGCGACCACGCGCCCCGAGACGATGCTGGGCGATACCGCCGTCGCGGTGCACCCGGAGGACGAGCGCTACCGCCACCTGATCGGCCAGACGATCAAGCTGCCGCTGGTCGGGCGCGAGATCCCGATTATCGCCGATGACTACGTCGAGGCCGAGTTCGGCTCCGGCTGCGTAAAGATCACCCCGGCGCATGACTTCAACGACTACGCGATGGGCCAGCGTCACGACCTGCCGGTGATCAACATCCTGACCATCGACGCCTGCCTGAACGACAACGTACCCGAGGCCTATCGCGGCCTGGACCGCTACCAGGCGCGGCAGAAGGTCGTCGACGACCTGGACGCCCTGGGGCTGCTGGAGAAGATCGACGACCACAAGCTGATGGTCCCGCGCGGCGACCGCTCCGGCACCGTGGTCGAGCCCTATCTGACCGACCAGTGGTATGTGAAGGCCGGCCCGCTGGCCGCGCCGGCGATCAAGGCGGTGGAAGACGGGCGCATCCGCTTCGTGCCGGAGAACTGGTCGAAGACCTACTTCGAGTGGATGCGCAACATCGAGGACTGGTGCATCTCGCGCCAGATCTGGTGGGGCCACCGCATCCCGGCCTGGTACGACAGCGATGGCAACGTGTACGTCGGGCGTTCCGAGGACGAGGTGCGCGAGAAGCACGGCCTGGGCGCCGAGGTGGCGCTGGAACAGGACGAGGACGTACTGGACACCTGGTTCTCCTCCGCGCTGTGGCCGTTCTCCACCCTCGGCTGGCCGCAGGAGACGCCGGAGCTGCGCGCCTTCTACCCGACCAGCGTGCTGGTCACCGGCTTCGACATCATCTTCTTCTGGGTCGCCCGCATGATCATGATGGGCGAGCACTTCATGGGCGACGTGCCCTTCCGCGAGGTGTACGTCACCGGCCTGATCCGCGACTCGGAAGGCCAGAAGATGTCCAAGTCCAAGGGCAACGTGATCGACCCGATTGACCTGATCGACGGCATCAGCGCCGACGACCTGGTGGCCAAGCGCACCCAGGGCCTGATGCAGCCGCAGATGGCCGCGAAGATCGAGAAGACCACGCGCAAGGCCTTCCCCGACGGCTTCCCCGCGTTCGGCACCGACGCCCTGCGCTTCACCCTCGCGGCACTGGCCACCACCGGGCGCGACATCAAGTTCGACCTCGGCCGCATCGAGGGCTACCGCAACTTCTGCAACAAGCTGTGGAACGCCTCGCGCTTCGTGCTGATGAACGTCGAGGGCCACGACTGCTCGGCGGCCACCGACACGGCGGAACACCGCACCCTGGCCGATCGCTGGATCCTCGACCGCCTGGCCGCCACCGCCGCGACCGCCACGCAGCAGCTCGATGCCTACCGCTTCGACCTCGCCGCGCAGACGCTGTACGAATTCACCTGGCACGACTACTGCGACTGGTACCTGGAGCTGACCAAGCCGGTACTGAACGACGACACCACCCCGGATGCAGTCAAGCGCGCCACGCGCAATACGCTGGTCACTGTGCTCGAGGCCCTGTTGCGCCTGCTGCACCCGGTTATGCCGTTCATCACCGAGTCGATCTGGACCAATGTAAAGCCGCATGCGGGGATCGGCGATGACATCGAGTTCCTGGTGCAGTGCCGCTGGCCGGCGCAGGACGGCTTCCCGAATGACGCCACCGCCACCGCCGAGCTCGACTGGGTCAAGGACTTCATCACCGGGCTGCGCCGCATCCGCGCGGAGATGGACATCGCCCCGGGCAAGCCGCTGCCGGTGCTGGTGAAGAACTGGAGCGAGGCCGACCAGGAGCGCTACACGCGCCACCGCGGCCTGCTGGAGTTCCTCGCGAAACCCGAGAGCGTCACCTGGCTGGACGCCGCCGACGAGGCCCCGGAATCGGCGATGGCCCTAGTCGACGAGATGCAGCTGCTGATCCCGCTGGCCGGGCTGATCGACAAGGATGCCGAGCTGGCCCGCCTGGACAAGGAGATCGGCAAGCTCGACAAGAACCTCGAGCAGAGCGAAAAGCGCCTTGCCAACGCGAGCTTCGTCGACCGCGCCCCGGCCGAGGTCGTGCAGAAGGAACGCGACCGCGTCGCCGAGATGCAGGCCACCCGCGACCAGCTCGCCGCCCAGCGCGAACGCATCCGCGCGATGTAG
- a CDS encoding SDR family oxidoreductase yields the protein MANILIMGCGDLGVGVGEQLAAAGHAVWGLRRQPERIPEPIQPLAGDFARADALPPLPAALDTVYFIATPGEFTEAAYRRAYVDGLRNTLAALEQAKQNPRRIAFVSSTSVFGADDGRWVDETSPAEPTRFSGHCLLEAEQLLADSPFAGVVVRFGGIYGPGREYHLRKVREGVRGQHEAPVWTNRIHREDCVGLLTHLFHLDDPEPLYLGVDDEPALRHELLGWLAQEMELDPPGTPPMPAGDVRGKRCRNGRLHASGYRLRYPDYRTGYRELLHRLATT from the coding sequence ATGGCCAACATCCTGATCATGGGCTGCGGCGATCTCGGCGTCGGCGTCGGAGAACAGCTCGCCGCAGCGGGGCACGCGGTCTGGGGCCTGCGCCGTCAGCCAGAGCGCATCCCGGAACCGATCCAGCCGCTGGCCGGCGACTTCGCCCGCGCGGACGCGCTGCCGCCGCTCCCCGCGGCTCTGGACACCGTCTATTTCATCGCCACCCCGGGCGAGTTCACCGAGGCCGCGTACCGCCGCGCCTATGTCGACGGCCTGCGCAACACTCTGGCCGCTCTGGAGCAGGCCAAACAAAATCCGCGCCGCATCGCGTTCGTCTCCAGCACCTCGGTCTTTGGCGCCGACGACGGGCGCTGGGTGGACGAGACCAGCCCGGCCGAGCCCACCCGTTTCTCCGGGCACTGCCTGCTGGAGGCCGAGCAGTTGCTGGCCGACAGCCCGTTTGCCGGCGTGGTCGTGCGCTTTGGCGGCATCTATGGTCCGGGGCGCGAGTACCACCTGCGCAAGGTCCGCGAGGGCGTGCGTGGCCAGCACGAAGCACCGGTCTGGACCAACCGCATCCACCGTGAGGACTGCGTGGGCCTGCTGACCCACCTGTTTCATCTGGACGACCCCGAGCCGCTTTATCTGGGCGTCGATGACGAACCGGCCCTGCGCCACGAGCTGCTCGGCTGGCTGGCGCAGGAGATGGAGCTCGATCCGCCGGGGACGCCGCCGATGCCGGCTGGCGACGTCCGCGGCAAGCGCTGCCGCAACGGGCGACTGCATGCCAGCGGGTATCGCCTGCGCTACCCCGACTACCGCACCGGCTATCGCGAGCTGCTCCACCGGCTCGCCACCACCTGA
- a CDS encoding YchJ family protein: protein MGKASRRKGNICACGSGLDRAACCGQYLDGAAAAPTAQALMRSRYAAFVEGREDYLLATWAAATRPESLVLEPGQRWLGLAIRATEAGGPEDQEGWVEFVARSRVRGQGVRLHERSRFRREDGRWVYVDGEFPGA from the coding sequence TTGGGCAAGGCCAGCCGCAGGAAGGGGAATATATGCGCCTGTGGATCCGGGCTGGACCGGGCGGCCTGCTGCGGGCAGTACCTGGACGGCGCGGCTGCGGCCCCGACGGCGCAGGCGCTGATGCGCTCGCGCTATGCCGCCTTCGTGGAGGGGCGCGAGGACTATCTGCTGGCCACCTGGGCCGCCGCGACGCGACCGGAATCCCTGGTGCTGGAGCCGGGCCAGCGCTGGCTCGGTCTGGCGATCCGCGCGACCGAGGCGGGCGGGCCGGAGGATCAGGAGGGCTGGGTCGAGTTCGTCGCCCGCTCGCGGGTACGCGGCCAGGGGGTGCGCCTGCACGAGCGCAGCCGCTTTCGCCGCGAGGACGGGCGCTGGGTCTATGTGGACGGCGAGTTCCCGGGCGCATGA
- a CDS encoding DNA-J related domain-containing protein produces the protein MIDGDRPAGSPVDTALLERVLEALRGHPCGCTEHALIAQLRDLEVEPFAAARLQEPLSLFQTHFVLFHCLYRLRDMLAGQGEWLRIHCLGIGIEPLQAADMGSDLPARGDPLRAYYLDLTRLEGMDAAAVEALLGEFWAHLARDERREQALEVLGLEDPVDAAAIRQQYRRLAQRHHPDRGGDTAVLQRINAARWVLLAQGS, from the coding sequence ATGATCGATGGGGATCGCCCAGCCGGTTCGCCGGTGGATACGGCACTGCTGGAGCGGGTGCTGGAGGCGCTGCGCGGACATCCGTGCGGATGTACGGAGCATGCGCTGATTGCGCAGCTGCGCGATCTGGAAGTGGAGCCGTTCGCCGCGGCGCGCCTGCAGGAGCCGTTGAGCCTGTTCCAGACCCACTTTGTGCTGTTCCACTGTCTTTACCGGCTGCGCGACATGCTCGCGGGGCAGGGCGAGTGGCTGCGTATCCATTGCCTGGGTATCGGGATCGAGCCGCTACAGGCGGCGGACATGGGGTCGGACCTGCCGGCGCGGGGTGATCCACTGCGGGCCTACTACCTGGATCTGACGCGGCTGGAGGGGATGGATGCGGCCGCGGTGGAGGCGCTACTGGGCGAGTTCTGGGCGCATCTGGCGCGTGACGAGCGGCGCGAGCAGGCGCTCGAGGTGCTGGGGCTGGAGGATCCGGTTGATGCGGCGGCGATCCGGCAGCAGTACCGGCGTCTGGCGCAGCGTCACCACCCCGACCGGGGTGGTGACACAGCCGTCCTGCAGCGGATCAACGCGGCCCGCTGGGTGCTGCTGGCTCAGGGCAGTTAG
- a CDS encoding ferredoxin--NADP reductase — protein MPYSEEQITSTHRWSDKTFSFKTTRPEGLQFKNGQFVTLGLRPEGKLIPRAYSIVSEPEAEELEFLSIHVPDGALTSRLAQVGPGDSIWINTKVTGSLTFDYVQPGRTLYMLATGTGLAPFISLIRSPELFEHFENAVLVHSVRTVEELAYRQEIESRISNRLRYVPTVTRENHDFACPIAQQPYDNNQRGADMFRSGELFQILNLPPADPEHDRVMLCGNPAMNREMSEWLVDHGWTQTNYKGVGNFTVEQAFVTTMSDSDD, from the coding sequence ATGCCGTATTCGGAAGAACAGATCACCTCGACCCATCGCTGGTCGGACAAGACCTTCAGCTTCAAGACCACGCGCCCCGAAGGCCTGCAGTTCAAGAACGGGCAGTTCGTCACGCTGGGTCTGCGCCCCGAGGGCAAACTGATCCCGCGCGCCTACTCGATCGTCTCCGAACCCGAGGCCGAGGAACTGGAGTTCCTGAGCATCCACGTTCCCGACGGCGCGCTGACCAGTCGCCTGGCCCAGGTCGGCCCCGGCGACTCGATCTGGATCAACACCAAGGTCACCGGTTCACTGACCTTCGACTACGTGCAGCCCGGGCGGACCCTGTACATGCTGGCCACCGGCACGGGTCTGGCCCCGTTCATCTCGCTGATCCGCAGCCCGGAGCTGTTCGAGCACTTCGAGAACGCGGTACTGGTGCACAGCGTGCGCACCGTCGAGGAGCTGGCCTACCGCCAGGAGATCGAGTCGCGCATCAGCAATCGCTTGCGCTACGTGCCGACGGTGACCCGCGAGAACCACGACTTCGCCTGCCCGATCGCGCAGCAGCCGTACGACAACAACCAGCGCGGCGCCGACATGTTCCGCTCCGGCGAGCTGTTTCAGATCCTGAACCTGCCCCCGGCGGATCCGGAGCACGACCGCGTGATGCTCTGCGGCAATCCGGCGATGAACCGCGAGATGAGCGAGTGGCTGGTCGACCACGGCTGGACCCAGACCAACTACAAGGGGGTCGGCAACTTCACCGTGGAACAGGCCTTCGTGACCACGATGTCCGACTCGGACGACTAA